In Aegilops tauschii subsp. strangulata cultivar AL8/78 chromosome 3, Aet v6.0, whole genome shotgun sequence, one genomic interval encodes:
- the LOC109781054 gene encoding 4-coumarate--CoA ligase-like 5, which translates to MANTAAAAATAEGIDPRSGYCAATRTFHSLRSASTGALPPESLPVTAAAYAFSLLASPLPDRPALVDAATSIAVSYPSFLAAVRSLAGGLWSSLGLRPGDVALVVAPSRLDVPVLHFALMSIGAVVSPANPASTPEEYAHQVALSRPVVAFAAPEVAAKLPGHLRCVVLGSDAYTRLASAGAGSAPPPVAVKQSDTAAVLYSSGTTGRVKAVAITHRNLIALICAHAENRERVAAEATEAGEEPPPPAVTLLPLPLFHVFGFMMVLRSVSMGETAVLMERFDFGAALRAIERYRATLLPAAPPVLVAMIKSEEARRRDLSSLLVIGVGGAPLGREVAERFVAVFPNVQIVQGYGLTESSGSVASTVGPEESKAYGSVGKLASHLQAKIVDPSTGEALGPGQRGELWVRGPLVMKGYVGDDKATAETVDSEGWLKTGDLCYFNEDGFLYIVDRLKELIKYKGYQVPPAELEHILQSHPEIADAAVIGYPDEDAGQLPMAFIVRQPGSNLTGQQVMDYVAKHVAPYKKVRRVAFVNAITKSPAGKILRRELVQQAMSMGASKL; encoded by the exons ATGGCCaatacggcggcggcggcggcgacggccgagGGGATCGACCCGCGCAGCGGCTACTGCGCAGCGACGCGCACCTTCCACAGCCTCCGCTCCGCCTCGACGGGCGCGCTGCCGCCGGAGTCGCTCCCGGTCACGGCCGCGGCCTACGCCTTCTCGCTCCTCGCCTCCCCGCTCCCCGACCGCCCCGCGCTCGTCGACGCCGCCACCAGCATTGCCGTCTCCTACCCGTCCTTCCTCGCCGCCGTCCGCTCCCTCGCGGGCGGCCTCTGGTCCTCCCTCGGCCTCCGCCCCGGGGACGTGGCCCTCGTCGTCGCGCCCTCGCGCCTCGACGTCCCCGTGCTCCACTTCGCGCTCATGTCCATCGGCGCCGTCGTGTCCCCCGCCAACCCGGCCTCCACCCCCGAGGAGTACGCCCACCAGGTCGCCCTCTCCCGGCCCGTCGTCGCCTTCGCCGCGCCCGAGGTCGCCGCCAAGCTGCCCGGTCACCTCAGGTGCGTCGTCCTCGGGTCCGATGCGTACACGAGGCTGGCGTCTGCAGGCGCCGGGTCCGCTCCCCCGCCGGTGGCGGTGAAGCAGTCGGACACCGCGGCCGTGCTCTACTCCTCGGGCACGACGGGGCGTGTCAAGGCCGTCGCCATCACGCACCGCAACCTCATCGCGCTGATCTGCGCGCACGCCGAGAACCGGGAGAGGGTGGCGGCGGAGGCCACCGAGGCGGgcgaggagccgccgccgccggccgtcACGCTGCTCCCGCTTCCCCTGTTCCACGTCTTCGGCTTCATGATGGTCCTGCGCTCCGTCTCCATGGGTGAGACGGCCGTGCTCATGGAGCGGTTCGACTTCGGCGCCGCGCTGCGCGCCATAGAGCGGTACCGCGCCACGCTGCTGCCCGCGGCGCCGCCAGTGCTGGTGGCCATGATCAAGTCCGAGGAGGCGCGCCGCCGCGACCTCTCCTCGCTCCTCGTCATCGGCGTCGGCGGCGCGCCCCTCGGCCGCGAGGTCGCCGAGCGCTTCGTCGCCGTATTCCCCAACGTGCAGATTGTTCAG GGCTACGGATTGACGGAATCATCCGGCTCTGTGGCCTCGACGGTAGGGCCGGAGGAGTCCAAGGCGTACGGCTCCGTCGGCAAGCTGGCGTCGCACCTGCAGGCGAAGATAGTAGATCCGTCCACCGGCGAGGCGCTCGGGCCGGGCCAGCGCGGCGAGCTCTGGGTCAGGGGCCCACTCGTCATGAAAG GTTATGTCGGTGACGACAAAGCAACTGCGGAAACAGTGGACTCAGAAGGCTGGCTGAAAACTGGTGATCTTTGCTACTTCAATGAAGATGGATTTCTCTACATTGTTGATCGTTTGAAGGAGTTGATAAAGTACAAAGGATACCAG GTGCCTCCAGCTGAACTGGAGCATATCCTACAATCACATCCTGAAATTGCTGATGCTGCAGTTATCGG ATATCCAGATGAAGATGCTGGGCAACTGCCAATGGCTTTTATAGTGAGGCAACCAGGTTCCAACCTTACCGGGCAACAAGTCATGGATTACGTGGCTAAACAT GTTGCGCCCTACAAGAAAGTCCGCCGAGTAGCCTTCGTCAATGCAATAACCAAATCACCTGCTGGAAAGATCTTGCGGCGGGAGCTTGTGCAGCAGGCCATGTCCATGGGCGCCTCCAAGCTTTGA